In one window of Larus michahellis chromosome 10, bLarMic1.1, whole genome shotgun sequence DNA:
- the AMIGO3 gene encoding amphoterin-induced protein 3 gives MLGRAPPRSPPKTAQGETGEDCGTLHRAAQRLLPGTMSPRAPTDPLWARVAKLLLLLLQLCRAPRASPLPRSCPAACICTSDLLSCSRQTLQRVPRALPPTATTLDLSHNALTQLHDRWLAALPHLEALHISHNQIKDLSPQAFHNASYLRHLDMSSNHLHAVETHYFDKLVSLEELLLYNNRITRVDENAFAKLSGLRKVYLSWNNLTTFPFHSVQGLGNYSLRTLDLSSNSLSSIPVEELAALPENIRNGLYLHNNPVRCSCQLYLMLQRWKQRGFSSVKDFFEEHTCKVSNNVPRSLIKFLKYSHMFENCSAGPEDVHPVTFPVMVGQTLLLTCNTSLPAVATTYMWISPRHEPIKHPGNSNRSLEVYRNGSLKIAVAKPWHSGVYVGLAINSPHNFSRLCEINVTVHYPKPDGETFSTGLTTLLGCIVSLLLVLIYLYLTPCRCLSCCKKPAPLSPPQECSAQSSILSTTPPATDGPNRKVSANKHVVFLEPVRETQNGKIRLALSEDFPDAKHPKVLQLKSDSESISSVFSDTPIVS, from the coding sequence ATGCTCGGTAgagcccccccccgctccccgcccaaGACAGCACAGGGGGAGACCGGGGAGGACTGCGGCACGTTGCACCGGGCTGCACAGAGGCTCCTGCCCGGCACAATGTCCCCGAGGGCACCCACAGACCCTCTCTGGGCGCGGGTGgcgaagctgctgctgctgctgctccagctgtgccGTGCTCCCCGCgcctccccgctgccccgcagCTGCCCCGCCGCCTGCATCTGCACCTCCGAcctgctgagctgcagccggCAGACGCTGCAGCGCGTgccccgggcgctgccgcccACCGCCACCACGCTGGACCTCAGCCACAATGCCCTCACTCAGCTCCATGACCGCTGGCTGGCCGCCCTCCCGCACCTCGAGGCCCTCCACATCAGCCACAACCAGATAAAGGACCTTTCTCCGCAGGCTTTCCACAATGCCTCCTACCTGCGGCACCTCGACATGTCCTCCAACCACCTGCACGCCGTCGAGACGCACTACTTCGACAAGCTGGTGAGcttggaggagctgctgctctacAACAACCGCATTACACGAGTGGATGAAAACGCCTTCGCCAAGCTGAGCGGCCTGCGGAAAGTCTACCTGAGCTGGAACAACCTGAccaccttccccttccactcGGTGCAGGGGCTGGGCAACTACAGCCTCCGTACGCTGGACCTCTCCTCCAACAGCCTGAGCAGCATCCCCGTGGAGGAGCTGGCGGCTCTGCCCGAAAACATCAGGAACGGCTTGTACCTGCACAACAACCCCGTCAGATGCAGCTGCCAGCTCTACCTGATGCTCCAGCGCTGGAAGCAGCGAGGTTTCAGCTCGGTGAAGGATTTCTTTGAGGAACACACCTGCAAGGTGTCCAACAACGTGCCCCGGTCACTGATCAAGTTCCTCAAATACAGCCACATGTTTGAGAACTGCTCGGCGGGCCCTGAAGACGTGCACCCCGTGACCTTCCCTGTGATGGTGGGCCagaccctcctgctcacctgcaaCACCAGCCTGCCGGCCGTGGCCACCACCTACATGTGGATCTCCCCTCGCCACGAGCCCATCAAACACCCGGGGAACAGCAACCGCTCCTTGGAGGTGTACCGCAATGGCAGCCTGAAGATTGCGGTGGCCAAGCCCTGGCACTCGGGGGTCTACGTGGGCTTGGCCATCAACAGCCCCCACAATTTCAGCAGGCTGTGCGAAATCAATGTGACGGTCCACTACCCCAAGCCAGATGGGGAGACCTTTAGCACCGGCCTCACAACGCTGCTGGGCTGCATCGTGAGCCTGCTGCTCGTGCTTATCTACCTGTACCTCACGCCCTGCCGCTGCCTGAGCTGCTGCAAGAAGCCAGCTCCTCTCAGCCCCCCACAAGAGTGCAGCGCCCAGTCCTCCATCCTAAGCACCACTCCCCCTGCCACCGATGGGCCAAACCGCAAGGTCAGCGCCAACAAGCATGTGGTCTTCCTCGAGCCCGTCAGGGAGACACAGAACGGCAAGATTCGCCTGGCCCTCAGTGAGGACTTCCCTGACGCCAAGCACCCCAAGGTCCTGCAGCTCAAGTCGGACTCAGAGTCCATCAGCTCTGTCTTTTCGGACACCCCCATCGTGTCATag
- the GMPPB gene encoding mannose-1-phosphate guanylyltransferase catalytic subunit beta yields the protein MRALILVGGFGTRLRPLTLSRPKPLVEFCNKALLLHQLEALRQAGVSHVVLAVSYMSEALGAAMREQEQRLGIRISLSHEKEPLGTAGPLALARDLLAEGGEPFFVLNSDVICEFPFAALAHFHRQHGGEGSLVVTRVEEPAKYGVVVSEADTGRICRFVEKPRVFVSNKINAGLYIFSPGILQRIQLRPTSIEKEIFPAMAQEGQLYAMELQGFWMDIGQPKDFLTGMCMYLQALRAQHPEKLHSGPGVVGNVLVDPSAKIGANCVIGPNVTIGAGVVVEDGVRIKRCTVLKGARIRSHSWLESCIVGWSCSVGQWVRMENVTVLGEDVIVNDELYLNGANVLPHKSIAESVPEPRIIM from the exons ATGCGGGCGCTGATCCTGGTGGGCGGCTTCGGGACGCGGCTGCGGCCGCTGACCCTGAGCCGGCCGAAGCCGCTGGTGGAGTTCTGCAACAAGGCGCTGCTGCTGCACCAGCTGGAGGCCCTGCGGCAg GCCGGCGTCAGCCATGTGGTGCTGGCGGTGAGCTACATGTCGGAGGCGCTGGGGGCCGCCAtgcgggagcaggagcagagg CTCGGCATCCGCATCTCCCTGTCCCACGAGAAGGAGCCGCTAGGCACGG cggggccgcTGGCGCTGGCGCGGGACCTGCTGGCCGAGGGCGGGGAGCCCTTCTTTGTCCTCAACAGCGACGTGATCTGCGAGTTCCCCTTCGCGGCGCTGGCCCATTTCCACCGGCAGCACGGCGGTGAGGGCTCGCTGGTGGTCACCCGCGTGGAGGAGCCAGCCAAGTACGGCGTGGTGGTGAGCGAGGCCGACACCGGCCGCATCTGCCGCTTCGTGGAGAAGCCGCGCGTCTTTGTGTCCAACAAGATCAACGCCGGGCTCTACATCTTCAGCCCCGGCATCCTGCAACGCATCCAG CTGCGCCCTACCTCCATTGAGAAGGAGATCTTCCCAGCCATGGCCCAGGAGGGGCAGCTCTATGCCATGGAGCTGCAAG GCTTCTGGATGGACATCGGGCAGCCAAAGGACTTCCTCACGGGCATGTGCATGTACCTGCAGGCGCTGCGGGCTCAGCACCCTGAGAAGCTGCACTCGGGGCCTGGTGTCGTAGGGAACGTGCTGGTG GACCCCAGCGCAAAGATCGGGGCAAACTGCGTCATCGGCCCCAATGTGACGATTGGGGCCGGCGTGGTGGTGGAGGACGGAGTGCGCATCAAACGCTGCACCGTGCTGAAGGGGGCCCGCATCCGCTCACACTCCTGGCTGGAGTCCTGCATCgtgggctggagctgctctgtggggcagtgg GTTCGCATGGAGAACGTGACAGTGCTGGGTGAGGATGTCATCGTCAATGACGAGCTCTACCTCAATGGGGCCAACGTGCTGCCACACAAGTCCATTGCCGAGTCTGTGCCAGAGCCGCGCATCATCATGTAG